The following are encoded in a window of Rosa chinensis cultivar Old Blush chromosome 4, RchiOBHm-V2, whole genome shotgun sequence genomic DNA:
- the LOC112198589 gene encoding receptor kinase-like protein Xa21 — MFMEKLQTFLFGVALLHYSCFLKLAISSPSNFTDQSALLAIQSQITFDPTNTVLGGGSWITKTSFCNWFGVSCSKRRQRVTALDLSYMNLQGTISPHVGNLSFLISLDLRNNSFLGFIPHEISRLHRLRILVLQGNKLEGNIPPTLQLCHKLESISLSINILSGLIPKELGFLPRVRKLYLGANNLTGEIPSSLGNISTLQELSLVENGLTGSFPSALLNVSTLALISLSGNYMSGSLPVDLCRNWPNTYYISLSDNKFGGQLTFGISQCRELEILSLSYNNFVGSIPGEIGSLQHLKTLFLGVNNLTGAIPPTIGNLSNLQFFTVPDNNLEGSIPSDLGHLSKLNYLSFARNSLTGEIPESIFNISSLNTLQVQTNALSGEFPSRAMISNLNTLYCYTNHITGNLPSYFSNLSQLVELDVSNNSLYGPIPMNLGSSKYLEFLNLGGNQLSGEPGVPVLRFLSSIFNSSSLKHLFLSRNPLDGIMPDSFGNFSYSLEIFFATACQIKGPIPKTIQLLKNLTFLALSDNNISGKIPSSIGALEMLQRLYLENNKIEGLIPNELCLLRNLGDLSLGNNQISGSIPNCIANLSRIQRLLLSSNRLTSAIPVNLWNLKNLLFLNLSSNIFSGYLPPSMKRSVAVQMVDLSDNQVTGNISSIVGAFPSINSLSLANNLFIGSLPQTLGDLKGLEFLDLSNNNLSGPIPKSLETLKYLNYLNLSFNQLSGEIPSSGAFIDFTALSFLENRGLCGRPEFGVPPCMALGTQKSKMANHLLKYVLPGIASTMILIALIYMVTKCRKRDEGIPSSVQALTTTEHRMMSYHQLRRATNGFCESNLLGVGSFGSVYKGILTDGTIVAVKVLNLQMEGAFKSFDAECKVWRRIRHRNLVKIMTTCSNHEVRALVLQYMSNGSLEKWLYSHNYCLTLLQRVAMLIDIALALDYLHHGQSEGVVHCDLKPSNILLDEDMVAHVGDFGLAKIIAINKDATQTRTLGTLGYVAPEYGSAGVVSARGDIYSFGIMLMEIIVRKKPTDEMFAGELTLRQWINASLPDSVLEVVDAGLLSIEDETRDMNATVKIILSILEIGLGCSEEVAQERINIKDVVPKLTKIKCALEDRNGGVYYP; from the exons ATGTTCATGGAAAAGCTACAAACTTTCCTTTTTGGAGTAGCGCTACTACACTACTCATGCTTCCTTAAGTTGGCCATATCTTCACCTTCCAACTTCACTGATCAGTCTGCTTTGCTTGCCATTCAATCTCAAATCACTTTTGACCCCACCAATACTGTCTTGGGTGGTGGTAGCTGGATCACCAAAACAAGCTTCTGTAATTGGTTTGGGGTCTCTTGCAGTAAACGCAGGCAAAGAGTCACAGCCTTGGACCTGTCCTATATGAATCTCCAAGGCACCATTTCCCCTCATGTTGGCAATCTCTCCTTCCTAATCTCACTTGATCTCCGCAATAACAGCTTCCTGGGGTTCATACCACATGAAATCAGCCGTTTGCATCGCTTGAGGATACTTGTACTTCAAGGTAACAAGTTGGAAGGAAACATCCCTCCAACTTTACAGCTTTGCCACAAGCTCGAGTCCATATCCCTTTCAATAAACATATTAAGTGGTCTCATACCTAAAGAGTTGGGTTTCCTTCCCAGGGTTCGTAAATTATATCTCGGTGCAAACAATCTCACAGGTGAAATTCCTTCGTCTCTGGGTAACATTTCAACCTTACAAGAATTAAGTCTGGTCGAAAATGGTCTCACAGGTTCATTCCCTTCTGCTCTACTCAACGTATCTACTCTAGCTCTTATTTCCCTATCTGGCAATTACATGTCAGGTAGTCTTCCTGTAGATCTTTGCCGTAATTGGCCTAATACTTATTACATTTCTCTATCTGACAACAAATTCGGTGGCCAACTGACTTTCGGAATAAGCCAATGTAGAGAGCTTGAGATCTTATCTCTGTCATACAATAATTTCGTCGGAAGTATTCCGGGAGAAATTGGGAGTTTACAACATCTTAAAACTCTATTTCTTGGTGTCAATAACCTAACTGGTGCTATACCTCCAACAATAGGTAACCTATCAAACTTGCAGTTCTTTACTGTGCCAGATAATAATTTAGAGGGAAGTATTCCAAGTGATTTGGGGCATCTTTCTAAACTAAATTATCTCTCTTTTGCTCGGAATAGCCTAACAGGTGAAATACCTGAGTCCATTTTCAATATCTCCTCCTTAAATACTTTACAAGTACAAACTAATGCTCTTTCTGGAGAATTTCCTTCTCGAGCTATGATTTCTAACCTCAATACCCTATACTGTTATACCAATCACATTACAGGAAATCTACCatcctatttttcaaatttaagcCAGCTTGTTGAGCTTGATGTTTCCAACAACTCACTTTATGGACCAATACCCATGAACCTTGGTAGCTCAAAATACCTCGAATTCCTTAACTTGGGAGGAAATCAGTTGTCAGGGGAACCTGGAGTTCCTGTACTTAGGTTCCTTTCTTCTATATTTAATAGCAGTTCACTGAAACATTTATTTTTGAGTAGAAATCCTCTAGACGGGATCATGCCCGATTCATTTGGAAATTTCTCATATTCCCTCGAGATATTTTTTGCAACTGCCTGCCAGATTAAGGGCCCTATACCCAAGACGATTCAGTTGTTGAAAAATCTGACCTTCCTTGCCTTAAGTGACAACAATATTAGTGGGAAAATACCGTCATCAATTGGAGCATTGGAAATGTTGCAGAGATTGTATCTTGAAAACAACAAGATTGAAGGGCTCATTCCTAATGAGCTTTGTCTTTTGCGGAACCTGGGGGATCTATCACTAGGAAATAATCAAATCTCTGGATCAATCCCAAATTGCATTGCAAATCTCAGTCGCATTCAAAGACTTCTTCTAAGTTCCAATAGATTGACATCTGCAATACCAGTGAATTTATGGAATCTTAAAAATCTTCTGTTCTTAAATTTGTCATCCAATATTTTCAGTGGATACTTACCTCCAAGCATGAAAAGGTCGGTTGCTGTTCAGATGGTCGACTTATCTGACAATCAAGTTACTGGGAACATTTCAAGCATTGTCGGAGCCTTCCCAAGCATAAACTCTCTAAGCTTAGCAAACAACTTGTTTATAGGATCTCTTCCGCAAACTTTGGGTGATCTGAAAGGATTGGAGTTTTTGGACCTATCAAACAATAATCTGTCTGGGCCAATTCCAAAGTCTCTTGAAACACTTAAATATCTGAACTACTTAAATTTATCTTTTAATCAACTCTCTGGAGAGATTCCTTCTAGTGGAGCTTTTATCGACTTCACTGCCCTATCATTTTTGGAGAATAGAGGCCTTTGTGGGAGACCGGAGTTTGGAGTCCCACCTTGCATGGCTCTTGGAACTCAGAAGTCAAAGATGGCAAATCATTTACTCAAGTATGTTCTTCCAGGCATTGCATCAACAATGATCTTGATAGCTCTCATATACATGGTGACAAAGTGTCGAAAAAGAGATGAAGGCATTCCAAGTTCAGTACAAGCGTTAACAACAACAGAGCATAGAATGATGTCATATCATCAACTCCGTCGTGCTACAAATGGCTTCTGTGAAAGCAACTTGCTTGGAGTTGGAAGTTTTGGCTCGGTATACAAGGGGATTTTAACAGATGGGACAATTGTTGCTGTTAAAGTTTTAAATTTGCAAATGGAGGGAGCCTTTAAAAGTTTTGATGCAGAATGTAAAGTTTGGCGGAGAATTCGGCACAGAAATCTTGTCAAGATCATGACTACATGCTCTAACCATGAGGTAAGAGCTTTGGTGCTGCAATACATGTCTAATGGCAGCCTTGAGAAGTGGCTATACTCTCACAACTATTGTTTGACTCTTCTGCAAAGAGTGGCCATGTTGATCGACATTGCACTGGCTTTGGACTATCTCCATCATGGTCAATCAGAAGGTGTGGTGCACTGTGATTTGAAGCCTAGCAATATCCTTCTCGATGAAGACATGGTTGCACATGTTGGAGACTTCGGGCTTGCAAAAATTATAGCAATTAACAAAGATGCAACACAGACTAGAACTCTCGGCACACTCGGCTACGTTGCACCAG AGTACGGTTCTGCAGGAGTGGTGTCCGCAAGAGGTGATATTTATAGTTTTGGGATAATGTTGATGGAAATAATTGTGAGAAAGAAACCCACAGATGAAATGTTTGCTGGAGAACTGACTTTGAGACAATGGATAAATGCTTCGCTTCCTGACAGTGTTCTCGAAGTAGTGGATGCTGGCCTATTGAGCATAGAAGATGAAACTAGAGACATGAATGCCACAGTAAAAATCATTTTGTCAATACTGGAAATAGGTTTGGGATGTTCTGAAGAAGTGGCTCAGGAAAGAATCAACATTAAGGATGTAGTGCCCAAGCTCACGAAAATAAAATGTGCACTAGAAGATAGAAATGGCGGTGTTTATTATCCATGA